A genomic region of Mycolicibacterium poriferae contains the following coding sequences:
- the groES gene encoding co-chaperone GroES, which produces MASVNIKPLEDKILVQANEAETTTASGLVIPDTAKEKPQEGTVVAVGPGRWDEDGEKRIPLDVSEGDVVIYSKYGGTEIKYNNEEYLILSARDILAVVNK; this is translated from the coding sequence GTGGCGAGCGTGAACATCAAGCCACTCGAGGACAAGATCCTCGTACAGGCCAATGAGGCCGAGACCACGACCGCTTCCGGTCTGGTCATCCCCGACACCGCCAAGGAGAAGCCGCAAGAAGGCACCGTCGTCGCAGTTGGCCCCGGCCGCTGGGATGAGGATGGCGAGAAGCGGATCCCTCTGGACGTGTCGGAGGGCGACGTGGTGATCTACAGCAAGTACGGCGGCACCGAGATCAAGTACAACAACGAGGAGTACCTGATCCTCTCGGCCCGCGACATTCTGGCTGTCGTCAACAAGTAA
- a CDS encoding HNH endonuclease signature motif containing protein, with amino-acid sequence MFDSSFPGPAALAGASDRELIDAIAGWSTTAAAAQARLLAALAERRRRAEAAAEADPARARWACDPVDEAAAQIGCALTVSHGRALSLMDTAVILRDHLPRLNARFLAGQVCERVVARIVWLCALVVDDAVWTQLDDQFAAAATTWGTLSGDKLDTAITVWIHTLDPDAVRRAASAHRGRDFRITGRDHTAGTTTVWGRITSIDAAIAAARLKAMVTSVCPDDPRTTAQKRADAFGAVFAGAFHLNCLCGKPDCPAATVPDARATSVTVHVVADAASLDATPDPTLHGSGEEPAPDTDTDTEAAADSDPEPEPVRGSAHSAERPAPPPADPAPEPPSPPDPSPPPGRTPTPAAASQPAPATPPRPAVILGLRGAVLPPALLAEVLTRGATTRIVVDPRALPLNPGYRPTTAQDEFVRCRDLTCRVPGCDRPAIGTDLDHSNPWPAGPTHPSNLNDKCRLHHLLKTFWENWTEQQQPDGTLHLSTPTGHTYTTTPLSALLFPTWTTTTDPPAGRQPTRPTPPPSPGRALKMPLRQRTRAQNRAAYITAARQHNALQAELDRAAEEKAAEQRRVEREALRATSPRTAAWADRQDDLKALMQSLNRRPPHYGDDPPPF; translated from the coding sequence ATGTTCGACAGTTCGTTTCCTGGTCCGGCCGCGCTGGCCGGCGCCTCGGATCGCGAATTGATCGACGCCATCGCGGGCTGGTCCACTACCGCGGCCGCCGCCCAGGCCCGACTGTTGGCCGCGCTGGCCGAACGACGCCGCCGCGCCGAGGCCGCCGCTGAGGCTGATCCGGCGCGGGCGCGGTGGGCCTGTGACCCCGTCGATGAGGCCGCCGCCCAGATCGGATGCGCGTTGACCGTCTCCCACGGCCGCGCCCTGTCGCTGATGGACACCGCGGTCATCCTGCGCGACCACCTGCCCCGCCTCAACGCCCGCTTCCTGGCCGGGCAGGTCTGCGAGCGGGTGGTGGCGCGCATCGTGTGGCTGTGCGCCCTGGTCGTCGACGATGCGGTGTGGACCCAACTCGACGACCAGTTCGCCGCCGCGGCCACCACCTGGGGGACGCTGTCGGGCGACAAACTCGACACCGCGATCACCGTGTGGATCCACACCCTCGACCCCGACGCCGTGCGCCGCGCGGCCAGCGCCCACCGCGGCCGCGACTTCCGCATCACCGGCCGCGATCACACCGCCGGCACCACCACCGTGTGGGGACGGATCACCTCGATCGACGCCGCGATCGCCGCCGCGCGGCTCAAAGCCATGGTCACCAGTGTCTGCCCCGACGACCCGCGCACCACCGCCCAAAAACGGGCCGACGCCTTCGGCGCCGTGTTCGCCGGAGCATTCCATCTGAACTGCCTATGCGGAAAACCCGACTGCCCGGCCGCCACGGTCCCCGACGCCCGCGCCACCAGCGTCACCGTCCACGTCGTCGCCGACGCCGCCTCCCTCGACGCCACCCCCGACCCCACCCTGCACGGCAGCGGCGAGGAACCCGCCCCCGACACCGACACCGACACCGAAGCTGCCGCCGACTCCGATCCCGAACCCGAGCCCGTGCGGGGGTCTGCGCACAGTGCCGAACGGCCCGCACCCCCACCGGCCGACCCCGCACCCGAGCCCCCGTCGCCGCCGGACCCTTCACCGCCACCGGGCAGGACGCCCACCCCCGCTGCGGCCTCTCAACCCGCCCCCGCCACCCCGCCGCGTCCGGCGGTGATCCTCGGGCTGCGCGGAGCGGTACTGCCCCCGGCACTGCTGGCCGAGGTCCTCACCCGCGGCGCCACCACCCGCATCGTCGTCGACCCCCGAGCGCTGCCGCTCAACCCCGGCTACCGGCCCACCACCGCCCAAGACGAATTCGTCCGCTGCCGCGACCTGACCTGCCGCGTCCCCGGCTGCGACCGCCCCGCCATCGGCACCGACCTCGACCACAGCAACCCCTGGCCCGCCGGACCCACCCACCCGAGCAACCTCAACGACAAATGCCGCCTACACCACCTACTCAAAACCTTCTGGGAAAACTGGACCGAACAGCAACAACCCGACGGCACCCTGCACCTCAGCACCCCCACCGGACACACCTACACCACCACACCGCTCTCGGCGCTGCTGTTCCCCACCTGGACCACCACCACAGACCCACCCGCAGGACGACAACCCACCCGCCCCACACCGCCCCCGAGCCCGGGGCGGGCACTGAAGATGCCGCTACGCCAACGCACCCGCGCACAAAACCGCGCCGCCTACATCACCGCCGCCCGCCAACACAACGCGCTCCAAGCCGAACTCGACCGCGCCGCCGAGGAGAAAGCCGCCGAACAACGACGCGTCGAACGCGAAGCCCTGCGCGCCACCTCACCCCGAACAGCAGCCTGGGCAGACCGTCAAGATGACCTCAAAGCCCTGATGCAATCCCTCAACCGCCGCCCACCCCACTACGGCGATGACCCACCACCGTTCTGA